One genomic window of Desulfuromonas sp. AOP6 includes the following:
- the cobI gene encoding precorrin-2 C(20)-methyltransferase: MTAQTHGTFYGVGVGPGDPELLTLKAVRVLSSCSCIYVPVSKFSRQSYVGEVARRYAGSDCEIREVVFCLSANTAERSRHWHETAVEIVTRLRSGKDVALVTLGDAMLFSTYIYLLQALRDVDPGAVIETVPGISAYSLAAALADVPLGQGRQSLLVMPAVTDMSEVESAVVDGRSLVLMKIGARLQAVIDILERLGALERSVFVSRAGLPGQRIETDLRCLRDADEDAGNLAVIIVQASESRA, from the coding sequence ATGACGGCGCAAACCCACGGGACCTTCTATGGTGTCGGCGTTGGTCCCGGTGATCCCGAACTGTTGACTCTGAAGGCGGTGCGCGTGCTGTCTTCTTGCTCCTGTATTTACGTGCCGGTCTCGAAGTTCAGTCGCCAGAGTTATGTTGGCGAGGTGGCCCGACGTTACGCAGGTTCCGACTGCGAAATTCGTGAGGTTGTTTTCTGCCTGTCGGCAAATACGGCGGAGAGAAGTCGGCATTGGCATGAGACTGCGGTTGAAATCGTCACACGTCTGCGCTCTGGTAAGGATGTGGCCTTGGTTACTCTCGGTGATGCCATGCTTTTTTCAACCTATATCTATCTTCTGCAGGCTTTGCGTGATGTTGATCCGGGTGCAGTGATCGAGACGGTGCCGGGGATTAGTGCTTACAGTCTGGCGGCAGCCCTGGCAGATGTTCCGCTTGGGCAGGGAAGGCAATCGTTGCTCGTGATGCCGGCTGTCACCGACATGTCGGAGGTCGAGAGTGCGGTTGTCGATGGTCGTAGCTTGGTTCTGATGAAAATCGGCGCACGGCTGCAAGCTGTTATAGACATCCTGGAACGTCTCGGTGCTCTGGAGAGAAGCGTTTTTGTCTCCCGCGCGGGATTGCCTGGGCAGAGGATTGAAACCGATTTAAGGTGCTTGCGAGACGCTGATGAAGATGCAGGAAATCTGGCAGTGATTATTGTGCAGGCGTCAGAATCACGGGCCTAA
- the cobM gene encoding precorrin-4 C(11)-methyltransferase, which produces MKVFFVGAGPGDPDLLTVKARRILEECQICVYAGSLVSPEVVGLTPEECELHDSAGMTLDEIETVFVSGLERDIDVIRLHTGDPSIYGAIREQMNILDRLGINYEVVPGVSSFQAAAAALKTELTAPEISQTVILSRTSGRTPMPEKQELAHLARTESTLCLFLSVHKLDEVATELATYYGEDCPVGVVYRASWPDQKVIEGTLNDIAAKVTSAAITKTAMIVVGQALARDLPISKLYHRDFSHGYRVAGNDGNGDS; this is translated from the coding sequence ATGAAGGTGTTTTTTGTTGGTGCCGGTCCAGGCGACCCTGATTTGTTGACGGTTAAGGCCCGCCGCATCCTAGAAGAGTGTCAGATCTGTGTCTACGCAGGGTCTCTGGTCAGCCCCGAGGTGGTGGGGTTGACTCCTGAAGAGTGTGAACTACACGATTCAGCGGGAATGACTTTGGATGAAATAGAGACGGTTTTCGTTTCAGGGCTTGAGCGCGATATTGATGTAATCCGTCTACATACCGGTGACCCTTCTATCTACGGCGCTATTCGTGAGCAAATGAACATTCTTGACAGGCTTGGCATTAACTATGAAGTAGTGCCGGGAGTCAGCTCCTTTCAGGCCGCCGCCGCAGCTCTGAAAACCGAGTTGACCGCACCTGAAATTTCCCAGACCGTGATCCTTAGCCGTACTTCAGGGCGAACCCCTATGCCTGAGAAGCAGGAGTTGGCACATCTGGCCCGAACCGAGTCAACGCTCTGTCTCTTCCTTTCAGTGCATAAACTTGATGAGGTCGCCACTGAACTCGCGACCTATTACGGGGAGGACTGCCCGGTCGGGGTGGTTTACAGGGCGAGTTGGCCAGATCAAAAGGTGATCGAAGGGACCCTGAACGATATCGCGGCCAAGGTAACGAGCGCCGCTATAACCAAAACCGCCATGATCGTAGTGGGCCAGGCACTCGCACGCGATTTGCCGATATCAAAGCTCTACCATCGCGATTTCAGTCACGGCTACCGTGTGGCAGGGAACGATGGAAACGGAGACTCCTGA
- a CDS encoding cobalamin biosynthesis protein → MSTAVITFSPEGLKVMQRISAGMQVDQYLHQAIEAPQGVHVFERVFALTEEIFRRYQALVYVAPCGVAVRAIAPLVNHKLKDPAVICLDVGSRHAVSLLSGHEGGANQLAINIANLTGAEPVISTTTEAVKTLTIGIGCRKGKSADEICKAIRDALAMVGRSLQEVRYLATADVKALEPGLLQASRELQIPLRILDSEQIRISSLPFAESGFVQKKVNLPAVSEPAALLAGRRTSLILKKTVFNGITVAIARENCSSLA, encoded by the coding sequence ATGAGCACGGCGGTGATCACCTTTTCACCTGAGGGGCTAAAGGTCATGCAGCGGATCTCGGCGGGGATGCAGGTTGATCAATATCTGCATCAGGCAATCGAAGCTCCCCAGGGTGTTCATGTTTTCGAGCGAGTCTTTGCCCTGACGGAAGAGATATTCCGTCGCTACCAGGCGCTCGTCTATGTGGCTCCCTGTGGCGTGGCAGTTCGGGCGATTGCCCCCTTGGTTAATCACAAGCTCAAGGATCCCGCAGTTATCTGTCTTGATGTCGGGTCCCGCCATGCCGTAAGCCTGCTCAGCGGCCATGAAGGCGGCGCCAATCAACTGGCCATAAACATCGCCAATCTGACCGGCGCCGAACCTGTGATCTCAACAACCACCGAGGCGGTCAAAACATTAACTATCGGTATCGGTTGTCGAAAAGGCAAAAGCGCAGATGAAATCTGCAAGGCGATAAGGGATGCGCTTGCGATGGTTGGGAGAAGCCTACAGGAGGTTCGATATCTGGCTACCGCCGATGTTAAAGCTTTGGAGCCTGGCCTGTTACAGGCATCGAGGGAGCTTCAAATCCCCTTACGTATTCTCGATTCGGAACAGATTCGCATTAGCAGCCTTCCTTTTGCGGAATCGGGATTTGTCCAGAAAAAAGTCAATTTGCCCGCAGTATCCGAGCCTGCGGCGCTGCTCGCTGGAAGGAGAACGTCATTAATACTCAAGAAAACAGTCTTCAACGGCATCACCGTAGCGATCGCCCGGGAAAATTGTTCCTCGTTGGCATAG
- the cobJ gene encoding precorrin-3B C(17)-methyltransferase, with product MFLVGIGPGSVQDRTPRAAEAISSCDVIVGYDPYVEAVRDLLTTQKVMTSGMMKETERCRAAINEALSGKKVCLISSGDAGVYGMAGLAMEMAAADNDTVDMEVVPGVTAANSAAALMGAPLMLDSATISLSDLLVPWEMIVKRLEAVAAADLVVSLYNPRSKRRVLQLEEATRIMLQYRPGTTPVGIATAVGTEDQFLVLTDLDHLLEQEVGMRSIVIIGNSTTCLLGGRMVTPRGYYR from the coding sequence TTGTTCCTCGTTGGCATAGGCCCTGGCAGTGTTCAAGATCGCACCCCCCGGGCTGCCGAGGCTATCAGCTCCTGCGATGTGATCGTCGGTTACGACCCCTATGTTGAGGCCGTTAGGGATTTGCTCACGACTCAGAAGGTGATGACCTCGGGGATGATGAAGGAAACGGAGCGCTGTCGTGCAGCCATTAACGAGGCACTGTCTGGCAAAAAAGTCTGTCTGATCTCATCCGGCGATGCCGGTGTTTACGGAATGGCAGGCCTGGCAATGGAGATGGCGGCGGCGGATAACGATACCGTTGACATGGAGGTTGTTCCGGGAGTTACCGCAGCTAATTCTGCAGCGGCCTTGATGGGTGCTCCCTTGATGCTTGATTCGGCGACTATCAGTCTGAGCGACCTGTTGGTCCCATGGGAGATGATCGTCAAACGTCTAGAGGCTGTTGCTGCCGCAGATCTGGTGGTGTCGCTTTATAACCCGCGCAGCAAGAGGAGAGTCCTGCAGTTGGAAGAGGCGACTCGGATAATGCTGCAATATCGACCAGGAACGACTCCAGTCGGTATCGCGACGGCGGTTGGCACAGAAGATCAATTCCTGGTTTTGACGGATCTGGATCATCTGCTCGAGCAAGAAGTTGGCATGCGCTCCATCGTCATTATTGGGAACAGCACCACCTGTCTATTGGGCGGCCGCATGGTGACACCCCGTGGATATTATCGATGA
- the cobK gene encoding precorrin-6A reductase has protein sequence MTKKSSPKVLLLGGTSETAPLSMKIASVGCRVLVSTATDEPLPVGEHPGVGCRFGRLGLAEMKNLLVAEGVFALVDATHPYASEVHQTARHACNETGLPYLRFQRPESQVQEVGWLFAENHQEAALLACETGRPILLTTGSRNLRPYVQEASRNEIPLYARILKHDESITASNDAGLEKSQRIFGRGPFTYEDNVALIRRYRIGVVVSKESGRAGGINEKWRAARDEGCTFVVVKRPLVEQGNSFGCMDDLVRELLQLIGGWLPFQ, from the coding sequence ATGACGAAAAAATCTTCTCCAAAAGTTCTTCTGCTTGGCGGAACCAGTGAAACGGCGCCCCTGTCCATGAAAATTGCTTCCGTGGGATGTCGTGTTCTGGTCTCGACCGCCACAGATGAACCTCTACCTGTTGGAGAACATCCTGGGGTCGGGTGCCGTTTTGGCCGTTTGGGATTGGCAGAGATGAAAAATCTGCTCGTTGCGGAAGGTGTCTTCGCTCTGGTCGATGCAACCCACCCCTATGCGAGTGAAGTCCATCAAACTGCCCGTCATGCATGTAACGAAACGGGTTTGCCTTACTTACGCTTTCAGCGACCTGAGTCTCAGGTACAAGAGGTCGGTTGGTTGTTTGCTGAAAACCATCAAGAGGCAGCTTTGCTTGCGTGTGAAACAGGACGGCCAATATTGCTGACGACCGGATCACGAAATCTGAGGCCGTACGTTCAAGAGGCAAGTCGGAACGAGATTCCCCTCTATGCACGAATACTGAAGCATGACGAATCAATCACCGCCAGCAATGATGCTGGCCTCGAAAAGAGTCAGCGTATCTTTGGCCGCGGTCCCTTCACCTACGAAGACAATGTTGCACTGATTCGCCGCTACCGGATCGGTGTTGTTGTGAGTAAGGAGAGTGGTCGAGCTGGGGGAATCAACGAAAAATGGCGTGCGGCTCGAGATGAAGGTTGTACGTTTGTGGTTGTAAAACGTCCCCTGGTAGAGCAGGGCAACAGTTTTGGCTGCATGGATGATCTGGTTCGAGAACTCCTGCAACTGATAGGAGGCTGGTTGCCGTTTCAATAA
- the cobA gene encoding uroporphyrinogen-III C-methyltransferase, whose translation MNKETQVYLVGAGPGDTGLITVKGLKCLQKADVVLYDKLVNVELLKEAPEAAELIYVGKQKGNHLLPQEQINQLLAAKACLGRIVVRLKGGDPFVFGRGGEEAEYLQSQSIPFEIVPGVTAGFAAAAYAGIPVTHRDRTTSVTLVTGHAKGENAEEPKLNWSSLASGDGTLVFYMGLSNLDTICRELIANGRSDATPVAIISRATTDDQLTMTTTLGNAYQEVADINVPTPAVIIVGEVVSMREQLRWFDRFQD comes from the coding sequence GTGAATAAAGAAACTCAGGTCTACCTGGTTGGAGCCGGCCCAGGCGACACCGGCTTGATTACCGTAAAGGGCTTAAAGTGCCTGCAAAAAGCAGATGTGGTGCTTTACGATAAGTTGGTAAATGTCGAGCTTTTAAAAGAAGCCCCAGAGGCCGCCGAGTTGATATATGTCGGCAAACAGAAAGGCAACCACCTGCTGCCCCAGGAACAGATCAATCAGTTGCTGGCAGCGAAAGCCTGCCTAGGCCGAATCGTGGTCCGTCTCAAAGGCGGTGATCCTTTTGTCTTTGGGCGCGGCGGAGAGGAAGCCGAATACCTGCAAAGCCAGTCGATCCCATTTGAGATCGTGCCCGGAGTTACTGCCGGTTTCGCTGCGGCAGCTTATGCCGGAATACCGGTGACTCATCGCGATCGCACCACCAGCGTCACTCTAGTGACCGGGCATGCCAAAGGTGAGAATGCTGAAGAACCGAAACTGAACTGGTCATCACTGGCTTCTGGTGACGGCACCTTGGTGTTTTATATGGGCCTAAGCAACCTTGACACGATTTGTCGTGAGTTAATAGCTAACGGACGTTCAGACGCGACTCCTGTAGCTATTATAAGTCGTGCGACTACCGATGATCAGCTTACGATGACGACTACTTTGGGGAATGCATACCAGGAGGTTGCCGATATTAATGTGCCAACACCAGCGGTTATTATTGTTGGTGAGGTTGTCTCCATGCGGGAGCAATTGCGTTGGTTCGACAGGTTCCAAGACTGA
- the hemP gene encoding hemin uptake protein HemP produces the protein MANARQGVSGLSVGDSEKNNRRTYDSPELFGELREVSIEHAGKEYRLRITSNEKHGVLQERLRVVEKKAL, from the coding sequence ATGGCTAATGCCCGGCAGGGCGTATCCGGTTTGAGTGTAGGCGACAGTGAAAAGAATAACCGGCGAACGTATGACAGCCCCGAGCTTTTTGGGGAATTGCGTGAGGTGTCCATCGAACATGCCGGCAAAGAGTATCGCCTGAGAATCACAAGCAACGAAAAACATGGCGTGTTACAGGAAAGATTACGTGTTGTTGAAAAAAAAGCACTTTAA
- a CDS encoding PCYCGC motif-containing (lipo)protein, whose translation MKTNIFRLTSVIATVLVFLLAAGHVFAGDDQEFNRILNLGMADLTQESLALLDSKYPDEDWDAVKFPQYVFTSDSVEAGYMIAVKEPELLKKFKCYCFCDTMGHADLSWCFLKKGKLKKGFDDHGSDCNICYGQAMMALLWQEAGFSTERMTLGFEKKFAKLIEQFGNK comes from the coding sequence ATGAAAACGAACATTTTTCGCCTGACTTCGGTCATTGCTACTGTTTTGGTCTTCTTGTTGGCCGCGGGCCATGTATTTGCCGGCGATGACCAGGAATTCAACCGCATACTCAATCTCGGCATGGCCGACTTGACTCAGGAATCCCTGGCGCTTCTTGACAGCAAATACCCTGATGAAGACTGGGATGCGGTTAAATTCCCCCAGTATGTTTTTACCAGCGATTCGGTGGAGGCAGGCTACATGATTGCGGTAAAGGAGCCAGAACTTCTTAAGAAATTCAAGTGCTACTGCTTCTGCGACACCATGGGCCATGCCGATCTGAGTTGGTGCTTTCTCAAGAAGGGGAAACTCAAAAAAGGATTCGACGATCACGGGTCCGACTGCAACATCTGTTACGGCCAGGCCATGATGGCCCTTTTGTGGCAAGAGGCGGGTTTTTCAACGGAAAGAATGACGCTCGGGTTTGAGAAAAAATTCGCCAAGCTGATTGAACAGTTTGGGAATAAATAA
- a CDS encoding cytochrome b N-terminal domain-containing protein yields the protein MPPSKRHFFSHLHPVMVYRRTLSPSTTLGLGMACLTCLGVLLVTGATLFLYYVPDTAVAYERILHITTTLYFGRLIRNLHFVAANALIVLVFLHMARVFFTAAYKSRSLNWQYGLVLLLLVLFANFTGYVLPWDQVAYWATKVASSLAEYIPFIGNGLRRFLLGGSQVGVETLLRSFAFHAGVIPPLIVVFTGLHLWRIRKDGGLASPPHQLGDKIPVDPWLYRAEASVALLTLALLLFLALGVDAPLFERADPNHPPNPAKAPWYFVGFQELVSYSAFWGGVAVPLFLFIFFVLAPYLDRTASPPGMWFARDRLLLNVFFGALLLSQVGFIIIGQWFRGPNWGLIWPF from the coding sequence ATGCCGCCATCCAAACGTCACTTTTTCAGTCACCTGCACCCCGTCATGGTCTACCGGCGCACGCTTTCTCCCTCGACGACCCTAGGGTTGGGCATGGCCTGCCTGACCTGCCTGGGGGTCTTGTTGGTCACCGGGGCGACCTTGTTCCTCTACTATGTGCCGGATACAGCCGTGGCCTATGAGCGCATCCTGCACATCACCACGACCCTTTATTTTGGGCGTCTGATTCGGAATCTCCACTTCGTTGCAGCCAATGCGCTCATCGTTCTGGTGTTTCTCCATATGGCGCGCGTCTTTTTCACCGCGGCCTACAAGTCGCGTTCTTTGAACTGGCAATACGGCTTGGTTTTGCTGCTCCTGGTTCTATTCGCCAATTTTACGGGCTATGTGCTTCCCTGGGACCAGGTTGCCTATTGGGCGACCAAGGTTGCCTCTTCCCTTGCCGAGTATATCCCCTTTATCGGTAACGGGCTGCGCCGTTTCTTGCTGGGAGGTTCCCAGGTCGGCGTGGAAACCCTGCTGCGTTCCTTCGCTTTTCATGCCGGCGTGATCCCACCACTTATCGTGGTTTTTACTGGCCTGCACCTCTGGCGCATTCGCAAAGACGGGGGACTTGCCTCACCACCCCATCAACTGGGCGATAAAATCCCGGTGGATCCCTGGCTTTACCGCGCCGAAGCAAGCGTGGCGCTGCTAACCCTTGCCCTTCTCCTTTTTCTCGCCCTGGGAGTCGATGCCCCGCTCTTTGAGCGTGCCGATCCGAATCATCCGCCCAATCCGGCAAAAGCGCCCTGGTATTTCGTCGGTTTCCAGGAACTGGTCAGTTATTCGGCCTTTTGGGGTGGTGTTGCCGTTCCCCTGTTTCTTTTTATTTTCTTTGTGCTGGCGCCATACCTTGACCGTACTGCAAGTCCCCCGGGGATGTGGTTTGCCAGGGATCGACTCCTGCTCAATGTCTTTTTTGGCGCTCTCCTGCTGAGCCAGGTCGGTTTTATCATTATCGGACAATGGTTTCGGGGCCCCAACTGGGGCCTGATCTGGCCTTTTTAA
- a CDS encoding Rieske (2Fe-2S) protein, protein MTRRQWLFRAISMPALAVAGAALGGIFAQVWLAAGRFSSRHWSDVTAVDSLPEEGTSAFPGQRVALLCRGEDIGALSLECPHLGCLVNAVDQGFFCPCHGSEFASSGKVLSGPASRDLDWLPVRIQNGRVWIQGSTRLDSPLWVKRG, encoded by the coding sequence ATGACTCGGCGCCAATGGTTATTTCGCGCTATCTCCATGCCCGCCTTGGCTGTGGCTGGTGCTGCCCTCGGTGGTATTTTTGCGCAGGTCTGGCTGGCCGCCGGCCGTTTTTCCTCGCGGCACTGGTCTGACGTGACGGCGGTGGACAGCCTCCCTGAAGAGGGAACGAGCGCCTTTCCCGGCCAGCGTGTCGCTCTTTTGTGCCGGGGGGAGGATATTGGCGCGTTGAGTCTTGAATGTCCCCATTTGGGGTGCCTGGTCAACGCTGTTGATCAAGGTTTTTTCTGCCCCTGTCACGGCAGTGAATTCGCGTCTTCGGGCAAAGTCCTATCGGGGCCCGCTTCCCGGGACCTCGACTGGCTGCCCGTGCGCATTCAAAACGGACGGGTTTGGATCCAGGGCAGCACCCGCCTTGATTCGCCCCTCTGGGTTAAACGAGGTTAG
- a CDS encoding c-type cytochrome, with translation MAVASLLVLAASLLALLTGDNHDHQFHGTIADITVNLGGSPVREHCTTCHTEGGSPTWEGTHWMSASHPDITPHAPERLGCTGCHLGEGMAMDRTFSHGLPGLGGRQVLQGQQVQGRCYVCHELEVLPGAEKAWNGYRLFRQKACYLCHYLNGMPEDSGFGPDLSHVGSQLGLAQLEKAIRDPRAEPDNSTMPRFPLSRNQVRDLTYFLKSRVEAPLFTSPMWVTAGRPAVAVPDVVPEDSSLVAGERLLWQGGCLACHQYKEEDGRIAPDLTRVGKMRDRDYLEGFLEHPSRLIPGAAMPPSLLNAAAKVELVEFLEGSTSEEAHHLEAKEIYMHHCQRCHAANGDGKGLIQANLAQFPRAFLGNDGFFRRVTDSRLRDSLARGISGTSMPPYEHVLSAKSREDLLDLIFQSFIGISRQDKVEETPLPPRPDALPLQRAERLYDRFCAECHGRSGTGKGPEASRDLPRPRNLTNAPFFAAIEDERILRGILNGVSGTAMPAWRGVVSDEEAWALVEKVRRFSGDRP, from the coding sequence TTGGCCGTCGCCAGTTTGCTGGTGCTGGCCGCTTCCCTGCTCGCCCTCCTGACCGGTGACAATCACGATCACCAATTCCATGGGACTATCGCGGATATTACTGTCAACCTGGGAGGCAGCCCCGTCCGTGAACATTGCACGACCTGTCATACGGAGGGAGGAAGTCCCACCTGGGAAGGCACCCATTGGATGAGTGCCTCGCATCCTGACATCACTCCTCACGCGCCGGAACGCCTGGGCTGCACAGGCTGTCATCTTGGTGAAGGGATGGCGATGGACCGTACATTCTCCCATGGCCTGCCTGGACTGGGAGGACGGCAAGTGCTGCAGGGACAGCAAGTGCAGGGGCGATGCTATGTTTGTCATGAACTGGAAGTTCTGCCGGGAGCAGAGAAGGCCTGGAACGGCTACCGACTTTTTCGGCAAAAGGCCTGCTATCTCTGTCACTATTTGAACGGCATGCCTGAGGATAGCGGATTCGGTCCGGACCTGAGCCATGTCGGTTCGCAGCTGGGACTGGCTCAACTGGAAAAGGCCATTCGAGACCCCCGCGCCGAGCCTGACAACTCGACCATGCCGCGCTTTCCCCTCTCCCGCAATCAGGTGCGTGACCTCACTTATTTTCTCAAGAGTCGGGTGGAGGCCCCCCTCTTTACCTCTCCCATGTGGGTGACGGCAGGTCGCCCCGCTGTGGCGGTGCCGGACGTCGTCCCCGAAGATTCCTCTCTGGTGGCGGGAGAACGACTTTTATGGCAGGGAGGCTGTCTGGCCTGTCATCAATATAAAGAGGAGGATGGTCGCATTGCTCCCGACCTCACCCGTGTAGGCAAGATGCGTGACCGGGATTACCTTGAAGGTTTTCTGGAACATCCGTCGCGTTTGATCCCTGGAGCTGCCATGCCGCCATCCCTGCTGAACGCCGCAGCTAAGGTGGAACTGGTCGAATTTTTGGAGGGAAGCACCTCCGAAGAGGCGCATCACCTGGAGGCGAAAGAAATCTACATGCATCACTGTCAACGGTGTCATGCTGCCAATGGCGACGGCAAAGGACTTATCCAAGCCAATCTGGCGCAGTTTCCGCGGGCTTTTCTGGGCAATGACGGGTTTTTCCGGCGGGTCACTGATTCACGGTTGCGGGACAGCCTCGCCCGGGGCATCTCCGGGACCTCCATGCCGCCTTATGAGCATGTTTTGTCCGCAAAATCCCGAGAGGACCTGCTCGATTTAATCTTCCAATCCTTCATTGGCATCTCCCGTCAAGACAAGGTGGAGGAAACACCGCTGCCTCCCAGACCGGATGCCCTGCCCCTGCAACGAGCTGAACGCCTCTATGACCGGTTTTGTGCAGAATGCCATGGGAGAAGCGGCACCGGAAAAGGGCCAGAGGCCAGCAGGGATCTGCCGCGTCCCCGCAATTTGACCAACGCGCCCTTTTTTGCGGCCATTGAGGATGAACGCATTCTGCGAGGTATTCTCAATGGTGTCTCCGGGACCGCCATGCCTGCATGGCGGGGAGTTGTCAGTGACGAGGAGGCGTGGGCCCTGGTAGAGAAAGTCCGACGATTCTCAGGAGACCGACCATGA